TCCTAACATTGCAGCAATATGACCGTTTCCGGAATCCATACTGACCATAACATCGAGATTACTGATTACTTCCATTTCCTGTGGTAATTTCAGTTTTCCGGCAACCACGATTATATTTTCCTGTCCTTTGCTTAATTTGTTCAGGCTATCCACTTCATCCTGTCCGCCGCCAAAAAGAAAGATCGTATAGTCTTTGTTTTGCGCCAGTTTATCAATTACCTGCTGTATTAAATCCAGCGGGTACATTTTTGTTTCATATTGTGCAAAAGGGGCAATTCCAATCCATTTTCCGTTTTTTGTTCCCGCAACCTCAAGGCTCATGGCGCTGAGTTCTTTTTTTGTCGGAAAAACAGGGTGTTGCAGATCAATCGGGAAACCGAGTTTTTTAAACGCCAAAGCATGTCGTTCGAAAGTAGACAGCAGGGGTTTGAAAATTTTGTTTCCGGCTCTTGTCAGTTCCTCTTTCTCTTTTCTTCCCTTGTCCATAAACGTTACTCTTTTTCCGGTTAAGGCAAATAACTTACGGATAACTTTCGAGCGGATTGCATTGTGCAGATCGGCTACAGCATCGGCTTTTAGTTTTGTCAGGTCATAGAACAACCGCAACAGACCGGTAGGTCCTTCGTGTCTTCCCTGCAGATCAACATTAAAAAACGCAACGCCGGGAATATCTTCAAAAAAGGGTTTAAAAAACGGCCTCGATACCACCGTGACTTTCACATCGGGATATTGGGAAACAAAAGCCCGCAGCACCGGTGCGATCATGGCAACATCGCCCATTGCTGAAAGTCTTATTACTAAAATGTGTTTAATTTTAGACATGTGCCTTAAGGCTACTTTTTATTCTGGTACAAAACCGGGTTCAACTCATCGTCATTGTACATCTTCATTTGTTTGTACACCTTCATGTACTTATCACCGTTTTCAATGTCGGTTAACAAATCATCAATAGCAGTGGTCAGATCTTTTTTCTGTTCCAATAAAACGTTTAGTTTTTCCTGGCATTTTGCTCTATGTTCTTCGCTGGCTTCTTTACGATTTGCTTCTTCATTCATGTGGT
This region of Flavobacterium inviolabile genomic DNA includes:
- a CDS encoding glycosyltransferase family 9 protein, which produces MSKIKHILVIRLSAMGDVAMIAPVLRAFVSQYPDVKVTVVSRPFFKPFFEDIPGVAFFNVDLQGRHEGPTGLLRLFYDLTKLKADAVADLHNAIRSKVIRKLFALTGKRVTFMDKGRKEKEELTRAGNKIFKPLLSTFERHALAFKKLGFPIDLQHPVFPTKKELSAMSLEVAGTKNGKWIGIAPFAQYETKMYPLDLIQQVIDKLAQNKDYTIFLFGGGQDEVDSLNKLSKGQENIIVVAGKLKLPQEMEVISNLDVMVSMDSGNGHIAAMLGIKVITLWGATHPYAGFLPFNQPMENSLIPDRTRYPLLPTSVYGNKTVEGYEDVMHTISPESVIAKIESVL